The DNA region tattattttgtctAATTAATATGTCGAAATTTTGTCTTGTATGACTAATTTTTTAATATCAAACAGTTTTGGTATAGTAAGTGAAAGTGAAATATGTTGTGTAAGTTATTCAAAAACATACAGCTACACGAAGTTATAACCCTAATCTGCTTTAAATCCTGCTTTCTCACGTGTCTAAGAATAAGATATTTTACTCCTACTGCAGTTGCAAATGTTTCTTGGTTTCAAACTGCTAATAGTTAAAGTTGAACTGCAACACTTCAGCCGGTGATCGAATTTACTTCTCCCGGACGTCACAACTCAATACATCACGTTTCAATAtcatacaatttttatttaaccCTTAGTTTGTGAAACTGCAGGATGTTTCAGGAAGAAcatcatttttttaattttcaccaCCCTTTTGACTTGCAACCTTAttagttttaataaatatataagtgAAGTATAATCCACACAAATTACAAGACATGCCTCTGTATTAGGGAATCTATCCTATTCTAAATTTAATAGCTGTCTTAGTTCAGGATTCTGTCAAATATACTTAGAATATGTTTAAAATCACAAAACCTACCCAAAATCCTGAAAACATTCGTCTCCCATAGATGAAAAACCTTGATGAATATACTGACCTGTATTTCTTCTCGTTCTGGATGTTCTCCTTTTTTGAACGACAAGACGTTTCTCCCTGATTCTTGAAATGGCTAATCGGATAAGCAATTTCTTTGCTTTCAGCTTTCGATATCTTTCCGAAATTCGTTTCTAGTAAATTTCGTTGTATGTATTATCCGGAAATCATTGACTGAGGATTATTATATAGATTAAAGTGATAATTGAAGTATGAAAGTCAGCCTTGATCATACAGTGATCAAGTACGAATTTGCTTGTTTGATAGATTATTTGAAACTTTAGAATTAAAAGTCTTTGAGTCCCAAGTGAGTACTAGATATCCTTCCAGTTCAACTAAAAAGTTTCTGGTTATATCTTCATTCTGTGTCAAATTATGACACAAATGATTACTTAACAGGCCTTAATTCACTTTATTCCTCGACATATAGGGTATGTTTTGTCCCATTGAACAATTCTTGTCCCAGAGTTTCTTAACAGAATTGTACTAAACTAGTAAATGTTATTGGTGAAACTGTGTGCAAATACAATCACTTGGGAATATGCTGTGAGGTGATCAAGTTAAGTGACTCCACATCATCTGTCGTTGATTTACTTGTGACAAAAAACAATAATTCTTTCATCATAACCATAAATTCATAACATAAGGGTATACAGACAACATATTCTTGTCAGTTAATTTCAATCAAATGTGCATCCTTTTAGTCACCTagggcaatatatatatatataatatctttTCGTATTTGTTTTCAATATACTATAATGAGAATCTGTCTTCAATATTGTTTTTCATATGTGTCATTTCGTTAGAAAAGTGTCATGTTGACTAAATATGTTAACTAATTAATTTGCTCGCGAAGAATCGCATCAACATAATCAGTTTACGGTTCTAAAAAACCGCGTGGTATGTATAATTTTAGTCTTCTTATAAGGTCGTGATAAAAGCCCAAGATACTTGTACTAGTTTAACCCAGCTCTTAAATCGGTCAATCTTCTTCGAGCTGAGTTAATCGgttacttcattattattagtcggatttttttaaaataatttttatatattgttATTGTGAGTTGAAATTCAATCTAaagaaaatacatttttttgGTTCATGCTGGATAACTTAAAACACTCGTTTTATTGTATTATATTGGGTTCACTTATGAGTTAAACTGTAGATTTATTGTGCACTTTTACAAGCGAATAACTTTTTTTGCTGAATGTATTATCCCATGTTCATTGATAAtttaatatgaaaaaatatatttgtagtgTACTGCTTTGCCTTCTAATCATAGTTTCCTTTTATGAAAAAATCTTGGATTTTACAATTAGTTTTATATCATACCACTGGGTATATTGGTAATAATATTTGTACTCTTGATGCTATTGTgatgtgtgttactgatgtcgacagatataagtagtatgtatcattaatcgaaagtgaaatgcctggcggcagaaggttaagaagatcggcgaaaaaaggaaaaagaacAGAAAATAATTGCTGTGTAAgcgaagaaacaatgaagtctgagacgactgattgacatttcgcaaactaagtatttactgtatcgttcttagattttactaagatgttatGTAActgtgtgttcaaatacattcggttgtccctacttgcgttctcgttcactacactattatTACGTCGCtttttgttgataatttgtTACAACTTATGTGCTGTACGTGCATAAAAGTTTTTGGATTGAATCTCTGCTGAAGATGAATTATGTAGGATTCTGGTGAATAGAATTTGCATGACTTCGTCTTTTCAGTTGTCATAATAAAATGATctaagtatttttttttaaagggtTTATTTCAAGAGGTGTTAACTAATCTCTTGATTAGGAGCTTCTCTTTCTGGTGAAAAACTTTATATAAATAGTGGTTTCCTCAGCAGAGATACTTTATACAACCTTCCTAAAATTTATTATAAGTTGAGTGGgcctaataatgataattatctttGTGTTATCTTCTCCCACTTGTTAATTTTGATAAGCTTCAACTCACATGTCTAGTTAATCAACTTTCTACCATTGGATCATGGTTCCTAAACCGATCTATTCAGATATCGAAGTATCAGTAACCCTTACCTAATAGATTAAGTTCACAACCTTTTGCATGAATCTACGTGTTGATGTTTGTTATGGACTTTTGTTCCCAGTGACTGACttacaacaaataaatgatCATCAAGTTTCCTCGTCGGTGAAAAGTTCTTGTTGGTTATGTATCACATTCTGTAGAATAATACGATGTGagtgatttttctttttttttttctaGAATCATGTTCTCTTGAAAGCAACTACCAACCAGAAAAATGCTCTATTCCAATAGTTCATCTTGAACCACATGTTAGTCCTTGTTATTCTGTAAGCCCTATTTTTGGTTCGATTATGATATGTTATTCAGACTTCTGTAACTCAATCCCACTTCACCGAAGCCGATAATCCTATGAGTGAATTGAATACTTATGTCGGAGAGCAGACTACTGAATTAGCTTCGAGTATCAAGCAACGCTTAATGACTCAATCATCTCAACCTCTTAAAAagttaaatagaataaaaaaatatataacaagTCACCAAGTAACCTATCCTCAATTGACACCGGTTAGCCGAAATGTTTTAACTCGCATTTCTGAAATATCTAACCAAACAAATATCGATAAATCCAAGTAATTAAGCTGTTTTCTTACTATTTTTCAAGTTTTTTAGGTTGTTTATTAtggtaaatttatatttaactaaGTTATATGCTCGTTTATATGTTTTCATAAAAAAATTAGACTAATATTATTCAAGTAATATTCTCAATCATTACAATCATTTTGAAGTCATTATGATTTATATGCTGTTGTCATAATTATACTGGGTTTTTCCTGAAACATAATGGTGATTTTGTTTTGATAGACTATAATTAgtcttttataaattaaaatttttcttacaaattttcggtatggggttgtggatatTGTTGAATGTCACTGAAATCATAAACCGTTCCTAGTTAGACCACCaacaatcaaattcaataaCCTTCACAACCCCATACAGAAAATCAtaatgtgcttactagtgactagctgTCAGAAGAAAtttccggagttctagtgaaaagccgtgaccgATGaaactaatccgtgtcgggtgtgaggtAGTTACCTACCTTATACAGTGGAAGATATTCGTGCGATGCCAGTGACCGGTTGAAATTAGACTTTTACACCActgaataccggctcagtggtctatgtgttaagcgttcgcgtgcaaaATCGAAGGTGTTGGGTTCGATTTAcgcgtgtgggatcgtgaatgctcacCCCTAAGGAGTCACATGCTAGGATGATATGGCCATCCGGTGCTTCTAGgctttcattggtggtctaactcAGATCGCTTTATGATTTCAATTGTTTTTCTTACGTATTTGAAACCGGGATGTACATCTTGTCTTACTTGGAACTCGTTAGGTGAATGTACCAGCATTCAGATTTTACTGTTTCTTCTGAGATTTAGATACAGTATTATTTAGATATGAAGGGGAATAACCTTTAAATCAGTGTCCTATTTGTTGAAAGTCTAGTACTTTGAACGCTGAAAATTTTCAAGTGAATAGGTTATGATGAGGTATTTAACTCAGTGTAATTTACGTTCAGCACTGCTTCCATATGGTTGTTAGAGTTATTAAAAGGTTTTCAATATGATTTTTTATATGCTCGGGACTAAATTTTCACTTAATACTTCAGGTATTTAAACCATCGTATTGACCTCTATATGTTATCCATAGGTTACTCAAACCTCAAGACTCTGTCGCTTTCACAATGACTTCATTTTAATGAAAGCAGCTTTATTTCATGTGGAATAATATGACTTCAGTATTCAGAATCTCAAAACTGCTTACTATCCTATGGTTTGCAATGCTTTCTGCCATGCTGGAATACGTCCTTATCAACATCACTCTGAGAATTTTCTAAGTGTTTGAAGCCTTCATTCGCGCAATCATGTTGATTATGATATCGCACTTACCTCGATGCCCAATTCTAGAACTCTGTGGATAGTAATCTATCTATCATTCATAACTGTCTAAGCACTTGACAGAAGTAGTGTGAGTTTTTAAATTAACTGGATATTTCTACTATATCTTAACCTTCATGTGATAGAGAATCCTAAATCAATGCTTCATCGTTTACGATACTCCGTATCTCAGTACCTTTTAAATAATACTTTGTACATTATTCATTGCATTACTGTCTTGTACGCTTTTAGAATAAATGCAGTTTGTTACAATAAGAGAAATGTGAAGACTTCGTCCCCCGCTTGCAATATGATGGTTGTGCCCATATCTAAATCAGATTTGTATTTGGCAGGACGTCTTGTGAACGGTGAGACATATTCTAAGTCTGTATTTTCATCAGATTCTACGGACAATCTCCATTGCGACTCACCAGCTTCGGATCTTTACGTTTCctccaataatatgaaacattgTCCAAACTCAATGTTGTGTATGTACAGATCTCCCAGTAAATGCTCAAAAAACTCACAATCTTTCATGCATTCTTTTCAAAAGGATGGTAAATTCCCAAAACCTGAAAATTCTACCGCTGAAACGTGCGCGACTCTTATTGATCGTAATAAAGTGGCTGAATGTGAAACTGATGGTATTTGTTCTTCGGATTCGGTTGAAATTATTACATTCAATCCTTCACCAATCTTGTCAACTTCAAAAATTACTCATTTATCATCGTCATCACCAAGTCCAACCAACGATACTAAAGCAGCTGAGACCATACCTACTGTTAGTCAGACATTGAAATACTCACATTTATCTAACCGTGCTTATCCTTTTGGCAAAGATTGTCGTTTTGTTTTTTACAATTCTGATAGTGATGAAGAAGATGCTTACAATTTATCTGCACCTTGCCAAACTATCACTTTACTTATCAAGGCTCGTCAAGCGCATAAAGATATGTGGACAAAGCGAGCTGATCGCATCAATCGCTTTTTAGCCTGTAGACCTTGTCGTGAAGACCTGATATCTAAAAATATAATTCCCAGTACCACTTTAGAAGCACGTACTGAACTGCGGATTGATATTGAAGCGTCACTTGAGCGTCGACTTAATCAGCGTCCTACAACTGATGAATTGAAACAGAAAAACATCCTTCATGGTAATTTTCATGTGTCTTTGATTACAGGAACTTTCATGCTtgataggatatatatatatatatatatatatatatatatatatatatatatatatatagagagagagagagagagagagagagacttTAACTAGACAAACATTGGAAAACAGAGGGCGTTGAAAAGTCGTTTCGTCTCCGTGCGGGACTCGTCACTTTTTTTGGATCTAACTTGAAGATGCGCGTTGGCGTAAATCATGCCCAACTATTGGTGTTCGAAAAACCTCTGTACTTCATAGTTTGATAACATTCATTAATATTGTGTGTTGCTACTGTTTAGAAATTTGACAACTATGACTAGTAAACAGACCAAATGACTCAGTGGAGATCTCGTCTTTTAGTCTGAACTCTTAGGCGAATATTTAtactttaatatttatttatatatttacacTCATTTGGAATGTTATGTTTATGTCAGTAATTAGTCTTCATTACTGTAACATGTTCAAACATACTCACTAATTTTATCTTTTAAATATGTTTATCCTAATCAATCAACATGACTTTTCATGTACTTGTTTGTGCAAACATTCGGTTTATTCAATAAGGATTCTGTTATTAAGAATGCATACAAATGTTTTCGTTTTCTTAACTACTCTTCCACTGACCAAGTTAATTGTTACTTTGCCTTTCAGTGGACACCGAAGAGGTGCGTAATAAGATTAAAGAAGAACGAAAGCAAATTTTAACTCGCAAGGTAAACCCTACTTGTATATTTTTGTCGAATGTTTTCTAGTATGAAAGAGTATCCCATACAATGGTTTTTGACTATCGAATTCTTGTTATAAtctaaatattgtttatattgTTACAGAACTTTGAAATTTCTTCTTGATGAACATTAGAAAGGAAGttatatttgtaaacaatttcaGCAGTTGAAGTCCAAATATGGACCCAATGTTTCTTTCAGCTGTCTAATCTTTCTTCAGTAgaaataatcaaacatcaaa from Schistosoma haematobium chromosome ZW, whole genome shotgun sequence includes:
- a CDS encoding hypothetical protein (EggNog:ENOG410V6QK~COG:T); translated protein: MMVVPISKSDLYLAGRLVNGETYSKSVFSSDSTDNLHCDSPASDLYVSSNNMKHCPNSMLCMYRSPSKCSKNSQSFMHSFQKDGKFPKPENSTAETCATLIDRNKVAECETDGICSSDSVEIITFNPSPILSTSKITHLSSSSPSPTNDTKAAETIPTVSQTLKYSHLSNRAYPFGKDCRFVFYNSDSDEEDAYNLSAPCQTITLLIKARQAHKDMWTKRADRINRFLACRPCREDLISKNIIPSTTLEARTELRIDIEASLERRLNQRPTTDELKQKNILHVDTEEVRNKIKEERKQILTRK
- a CDS encoding hypothetical protein (EggNog:ENOG410V6QK~COG:T), translated to MAAHTVFHSDSRVSNISTKQKRLAHMFLSPFRRLNQNGKKRPDKHSPSAELVGSCRVDLNTNGGLEILPDSACSNSESCSLESNYQPEKCSIPIVHLEPHVSPCYSTSVTQSHFTEADNPMSELNTYVGEQTTELASSIKQRLMTQSSQPLKKLNRIKKYITSHQVTYPQLTPVSRNVLTRISEISNQTNIDKSKINAVCYNKRNVKTSSPACNMMVVPISKSDLYLAGRLVNGETYSKSVFSSDSTDNLHCDSPASDLYVSSNNMKHCPNSMLCMYRSPSKCSKNSQSFMHSFQKDGKFPKPENSTAETCATLIDRNKVAECETDGICSSDSVEIITFNPSPILSTSKITHLSSSSPSPTNDTKAAETIPTVSQTLKYSHLSNRAYPFGKDCRFVFYNSDSDEEDAYNLSAPCQTITLLIKARQAHKDMWTKRADRINRFLACRPCREDLISKNIIPSTTLEARTELRIDIEASLERRLNQRPTTDELKQKNILHVDTEEVRNKIKEERKQILTRKLSFRPTVEELRRRKIIRFNDYVEVSEADAYDRRADKPWTRLTLRDKADIRKELNEFKATEMDVHADSRHHTRYHKP
- a CDS encoding hypothetical protein (EggNog:ENOG410V6QK~COG:T), translating into MMVVPISKSDLYLAGRLVNGETYSKSVFSSDSTDNLHCDSPASDLYVSSNNMKHCPNSMLCMYRSPSKCSKNSQSFMHSFQKDGKFPKPENSTAETCATLIDRNKVAECETDGICSSDSVEIITFNPSPILSTSKITHLSSSSPSPTNDTKAAETIPTVSQTLKYSHLSNRAYPFGKDCRFVFYNSDSDEEDAYNLSAPCQTITLLIKARQAHKDMWTKRADRINRFLACRPCREDLISKNIIPSTTLEARTELRIDIEASLERRLNQRPTTDELKQKNILHVDTEEVRNKIKEERKQILTRKLSFRPTVEELRRRKIIRFNDYVEVSEADAYDRRADKPWTRLTLRDKADIRKELNEFKATEMDVHADSRHHTRYHKP